A window of the Brassica napus cultivar Da-Ae chromosome A2, Da-Ae, whole genome shotgun sequence genome harbors these coding sequences:
- the LOC111207817 gene encoding dof zinc finger protein DOF5.4-like: MLTSSLYLSLNKKISKRNKPTIEIFLSSHLKMQDIHDYSMTGGGGGGSTERFYGGGGGGDRRMRAHQNNILNHHLKCPRCNSLNTKFCYYNNYNLSQPRHFCKNCRRYWTKGGVLRNVPVGGGCRKAKRSKPKQDQPPSSADKPTTQDVEEKSSSSESSSLTASNSTTTAAAVKVASSGFMGTDMPNSIKQYGNGVVWSTFFGQGSSDGGVFSETNGFAAAATIETTPFEYGGSSVNQQCIGDHLKFAGNTVQQQFGDRTAQVDPNMGFEPLDWGSGGADDQTLFDLTSTVEHSYWSQSQWTSSSDHQDDQNGLYLP, encoded by the coding sequence ATGCTTACTTCCTCTCTATATCTCTccttaaacaagaaaataagtAAAAGAAATAAACCGactatagaaatttttttatcctCTCACTTGAAAATGCAAGATATTCATGATTACTCTATGACcggaggcggaggaggaggaagcacAGAGAGATTTTACGGTGGGGGAGGAGGTGGCGATCGGAGGATGAGAGCTCATCAGAACAATATTCTTAACCATCATCTCAAGTGTCCTCGTTGTAATTCTCTTAACACAAAGTTTTGTTACTACAACAACTACAATCTCTCTCAGCCTCGACACTTTTGCAAGAACTGCCGTCGTTACTGGACCAAAGGCGGCGTCCTCCGTAACGTCCCCGTCGGAGGCGGTTGCCGGAAAGCCAAACGTTCCAAGCCTAAGCAGGATCAGCCTCCGTCCTCCGCCGACAAACCAACGACTCAAGACGTTGAGGAGAAATCAAGTAGCAGCGAGAGCTCTTCTCTTACCGCCTCTAACTCCACTACCACAGCGGCCGCCGTGAAGGTTGCTTCCTCGGGGTTTATGGGCACGGATATGCCTAATAGTATCAAACAGTACGGAAACGGTGTCGTATGGTCGACGTTTTTCGGACAGGGCTCATCGGACGGTGGAGTTTTCTCCGAGACCAACGGTTTTGCCGCGGCGGCAACGATTGAAACGACTCCGTTTGAATACGGGGGTAGTTCCGTAAATCAACAGTGTATAGGTGATCATCTAAAGTTTGCAGGTAATACTGTACAGCAGCAGTTTGGGGATCGAACGGCTCAGGTAGATCCTAATATGGGATTTGAACCGTTGGATTGGGGAAGTGGCGGAGCAGATGATCAAACACTCTTTGATCTAACGAGTACCGTTGAGCATTCATACTGGAGTCAAAGTCAATGGACGTCGTCTTCTGACCACCAAGATGATCAGAATGGTCTGTATCTTCCTTAA